The window ACCGCGCCGGCCCGCCGACGCGCCGCCGGCCCTCGCCAGCACCCCGACGGCGGTACGCTGACCGGGTGGGCGCCGAGCCGATCCATCCTGCCGCAGCGTCCGGCGGGGCGTGGACCGCACCGTGGCAGCCGGACCCGGTCCGGCAGCAGCTGGCTGACTACAGCATCGAAGACGTCCTCGCCCTGCCCGCCGACGCCCCCCGCGTCGAACTCCTCGACGGAGTCCTCACCGTGGTTCCCTCCCCCACTTTCGGTCACCAGAGCATCACGAGCCTGCTGTGGTTGTGGCTACACCGGCACGCGCCGGACGGCTACCGGGCCACCCAGGCGGTCGGGGTCGCTGTCGGGCCACGCAACACCTACGAGCCCGACGTGCTGCTGCACCGCGCCGAGGGCAGCCGCGACCGGCACTACCTGACCCCCGACGAGGTACTGCTGGTCGTCGAGGTGGTCTCCCCGGCGACCCACCGCCGGGACCGGTTCCACCGGCCCGCCGGGTACGCCGCCGTCGGCATTGGTCACTACTGGCGGGTCGAGCAGGACCCGGTGCGGATCTACGCCTACCAGCTCGGCGACCGGCCGGGCGCCAGCGGCGAGCGGGAGTACGCCCTCGTCGCCGAGTCGGCCGACCTGCTCGAACTCGACGCCCCGTTCCCGGTGAAGCTGCCGATCTCCGAGATCACCCCGTAGACCCGGTTCGGGACGGGATTGCCGGCCCGGTCGGTGGGTACCCGGCCGCCATGGCGAGGAACAAACGCCCCCGCGAGGGCGACCGGCCCGATCAGCGGCCCGGCCGACCGGTCGAGCATCCCCGACCCGGCGACCGGGTCAACTGGCGCAGCCACGGGGTGACCGTGCCGGGCACCGTCGAAGAGGAGATCACCACCCGACGGGAGGCCGCCGGCCGTACCGTGGTCGCCGATTCGGAACATCCGCAGTACCGGGTCCGCAGCGACAAGTCCGGCCGCGACGCGGTGCACAAGCCGGAGGCGTTGCGCCGTGCCGAGTGACCGCACCCGCACCGCCGGGCACCGCCCGACCCGCACCGCCGGGCACCGCCCGGGCCGGACCGACGAGTCCGATGGCGCGGCCGCGTACCGGGCGTTCGTCGAAGCGGTCAACATGAGCCCGGGTGAGCTGGAGAAGTGGCTGCGTACCCCGGAGTCGACCGCCGCCGGGCAGCACCACGACGGCGGCGAGTCGGTCGGGCACGCCTCCGGCCGCCGGATCGTGGACCTGCTGCGGACCAAGCGGGAGGCGCTGTCCGACGACGACTACGCGCACATGCGCAAGGTGGTCGGGTACGTGCACCGGCACCTGGCCCAGCGCCCGTCCGGCGACGTCAGCGACACCCGGTGGCGGCACTCACTGATGAACTGGGGCCACGACCCGCTGAAGGCGTGACCGGAGCACTGAAGGCGTGACCCGGCGGACCGGCTGTCGGGTCGGCGGCCGGTCAGTGCCCGGCGGTGTGCCAGTCGGTGCCGACCCCGACGGAGACCTCCAGCGGCACCGACAGGGGGTGGGCGCCGCCCATCTCGCGGCGGACCAGGCTCTCCAGCTCGGCCCGCTCCCCCGGCGCCACCTCGAAGACCAGTTCGTCGTGCACCTGCAGCAGCATCCGTGACCGCAGCGACGAGGTGCGCAGTGCAGTGTCGACGTGCAGCATCGCCACCTTGATCAGGTCGGCGGCGGAGCCCTGGATGGGCGCGTTGAGCGCCATCCGCTCGGCCATCTCCCGGCGCTGCCGGTTGTCGCTGACCAGGTCGGGCAGGTACCGACGGCGGCCGAGGATGGTGGAGGTGTAGCCGTCCTGACGGGCCTGGCCGACCAGCGCCTGCAGGTAGTCACGGACCCCACCGAACCGGCGGAAGTACTCCTCCATCAGCGCCTTCGCCTCGTCGGTGGCGATGCCGAGCTGCTGGGACAGGCCGAAGGCGCTCAGCCCGTACGCCAGCCCGTAGTTCATCGCCTTGATCCGGCGGCGCTGCTCGGCGTCGACCGACTCCAACGGCACCTGGAACACCGACGCCGCGGTGACGGCGTGGAAGTCCTCGCCGGAGTTGAACGCGTCGATCAGCGCCTCGTCGCCGGAAAGGTGCGCCATGATCCGCATCTCGATCTGGCTGTAGTCGGCGGTCAGCAACGACTCGTAGCCGGCCCCGACGACGAACGCCCGCCGGATCCGGCGGCCCTCCTCGGTGCGGATCGGGATGTTCTGCAGGTTGGGGTCGGTGGAGGAGAGCCGGCCGGTGGCGGCCACCGTCTGGTTGAAGGTGGTGTGGATCCGGCCGTCGTCGGAGATCGACTTGAGCAGCCCGTCGACGGTCGACTTGAGCCGGGCCACGTCGCGGTGGCGCAGCAGGTGGGCCAGCAGCGGATGCTCGGTCTGGGCGAACAGCCACTGCAGCGCGTCGGCGTCGGTGGTGTAGCCGGTCTTGATCTTCTTCGTCTTGGGCAGGCCCAGGTCGGTGAAGAGGATCTCCTGCAGCTGCTTGGGCGAGCCGAGGTTGAACTCGCGGCCGATCACCCCGTAGGCGGCCTGGGCGGCGGCCTTGACCTCGGCGGCGAACTGCGCCTCCAGCTCGGTCAGGTACTCGGTGTCGGCGGCGATGCCGGCCTGCTCCATGGCGGCGAGGACCTCGACCAGCGGCAGCTCGACGTCGGCGAGCAGCCGGGTCGAGGCGTCCCCGTCGCGGGCCAGCTCGGCGTCGATCGCCGCCGCCAGGTCGAGGGTGGCCCGGGCGCGCAGCATCAGGTTCTGCTCGACCTCGCTCTGCGGGCCGAGCCCGTCGAGGGTGAGCTGGCCGTCGTCCGGGGCGTCGACCCGCAGCTCCCGGTGCAGGTAGCGCAGGGCCAGGTCGACCAGGTCGTAGGAGCGCTGGTCCGGCCGGGCCAGGTAGGCGGCTAGCGCGGTGTCGCGGTCGATGCCGTCCAGCGACCAGCCGTGGGCGGCGAACGCCAGCCGGGCCGGTTTGCTGTCGTGCAGCACCTTGCGCCGCCGGTCGTCGGCGAGCCAGCCGGCGACCGCCGCCTCATCGGCGGCGTCCAGCGCGGCCGGGTCGAACCACCCGGCGGCTCCGGCGGCGGTGGCCACCGCGATCGCGGTCAGGGCGCCGGTGCCCCGGCCGAAGCTGCCGGCGACCGCGACGCCGACGCTGGCGCCGGCCAGGGCGTGCGCGGCCAGCCAGGGGGCGACCGCCCCGGCGCCGAGCACCTCGCCGGCCAGGTCGAAACCGGCTTCGGCCTCCGGCTCGACAGCGTCGAGGTACTGGTAGAGCCGGTCGCGCAGGATCCGGAACTGCAGGGTGTCGAAGACCTGGTGGACGGCTTCCCGGTCCCACCCGGTCCACCGGGATTCGGCCGGAGTGAGCGGCAGCTCCAGATCGGCCACCAGGCAGTTGAGCTCGTAGTTGCGGATCACGTCGGCGAGCCGTTCCCGCAGGCTCTCCCCCGCCTTGCCTTTGATCTTGTCGGCCTGGGCGATCACCCCGTCCAGGCCGCCGTACTGGCTGATCCACTTGGCGGCGGTCTTCGGACCGACGCCGGGCACCCCGGGCAGGTTGTCGCTGGACTCGCCGACCAGCGCGGCCAGGTCGCGGTAGTGCCCCGGACCGACGCCGTAGCGGGCGGTGATCGCCGGCGGATCCATCCGGGCCAGGTCCGACACGCCCTTACGCGGGTAGAGCACGGTGGTCCGGTCGTCGACCAGCTGGAAGGCGTCCCGGTCGCCGGTGCAGATCAGCACCTGCATGCCGGCGTCGCGTCCCTGGCCGGCCAGGGTGGCGATGACGTCATCGGCCTCGTAGTTGTCCTTGCTGACGTACGGGATACGCAGCGCGGCCAGGACCTCCTGGACCAGGCTGACCTGGCCGGCGAAGTCGGCCGGGCTCTCCGATCGGCCGGCCTTGTACTCGGCGTACCGCTCGGTGCGAAACGACCGACGGGAGACGTCGAAGGCGACCACGATGTGGGTCGGCCGCTCATCGCGCAGCACGTTGATCAGCATCGAGGTGAAGCCGTAGACCGCGTTGGTCGGCTGGCCGGTGCTGGTGGAGAAGTTCTCCACGGGCAGCGCGAAGAACGCCCGGTAGGCCAGCGAATGGCCGTCGAGCAGCAGCAGGCGGGGCGCGTCGTCGGTCACGTCAAGCGACTCTAGTCGTGGGGTACGACACCGTGCCGGGCGGCTCGCGCCGGGCGCGGCGCGGGGTCACAGCACCTTGCTGAGGAAGGCCCGGGTCCGGTCGTGCCGCGGATCGGCCAGGACCTGCCGGGGTACGCCCGACTCGACCACCACCCCGCCGTCCATGAAGACCAGCGAGTCACCGACCTCCCGGGCGAAACCGATCTCGTGGGTCACCACGATCATCGTCATCCCGTCCCGGGCCAGGTCCCGCATCACGTCCAGCACCTCGCCGACGAGCTCCGGGTCCAGCGCGCTGGTCGGCTCGTCGAACAGCATCAGCTTGGGCCGCATGGCCAGCGCTCGGGCGATCGCCACCCGCTGCTGCTGCCCGCCGGACAGCTGCCCCGGGTAGGCGCCCGCGCGGTCCGCCAGACCCACCCGGTCCAGCAGCGCCGCCGCCAGCTCACGGACCGCCGGCCGGGGCTGGCGGCGGACCCGCAGCGGCGCCTCCATCACGTTGTCCAGCGCGGTCATGTGCGGGAACAGGTTGAACCGTTGGAACACCATGCCGATCTGCTGGCGCTGCGCGGCCACCTCCCGGGCCGGCAGCTCGTGCAGTTTGCCGCGCCGCTGCCGGTAGCCGACCAGTTCCCCGTCCACCCGGATCCGCCCGGCGTCGATCTTCTCCAGGTGGTTGATGCAGCGCAGAAAGGTCGACTTGCCGGAGCCGGACGGCCCGATCACGCAGCACACCTCACCGGGCCGGACCGCCAGGTCCACCCCGGTGAGCACGTCAACCGGGCCGAACGACTTGTGCACGTTCTCGGCGTGCACCATCAGGGTGTCCGACCCGGCGGGCGGCTCGGTCATCAGCGGGTCCCTTTCGCGGCGACGGTGCCGAAGCCGCGGGAGAACCGCCGTTCGACGAAGGACTGGCCGACCATCAGCACACTGGTCAGCGCCAGATACCACAGGCAGGCGGCGACCAGCATCGGGAAGACCTGGAAGGTCCGCGAGCCGACCGCCGACAGTTGGAAGAACAGCTCGTTGGTGACCGGCACGAAGGCCAGCAGCGAGGTGTCCTTGAGCATCGCGATGGTCTCGTTGCCGGTCGGTGGCACGATCACCCGCATCGCCTGGGGCAGCACCACCCGGCGCAGGGTCAGGCCCTGGCTCATACCGAGTGCGGCGCAGGCCTCGGCCTGGCCGGGGTCGACCGAGCCGATGCCGGCGCGGACGATCTCCGCCATGTAGGCGGCCTCGGACAGCGCCAGCCCGAGCAGCCCGGCGACGAAACCACTGATCGCGGTCCGGGCGTCGAAGCCCCAGATCCGGGCCTCGAAGTCGGTGACGCCGAACAGCACGCCGAGTTGCCGGTCGAACGGCAGCCCGAACTCCAGCCGCTCCCAGAGGATGCCGAGGTTGCCGAAGAGCACCAGCAGCACCACCCGGGGCACCGCCCGGAAGAACCAGGTGTAGAGCCAGGCGACCCCGGCCAGGACCGGGTTTCCGGACAGCCGCATCACCGCGACCAGCACCCCGAGCGCGACGCCGATCACCATCGCGAGCAGGGTCATCGTGATGGTGGTCCGCACGCCTTCGACGATCGGCGGCCGGAACATGTTGTCGATCATGAAAGTCCACTGGAACCGGTCGTTGGTGACCAGCAGGTGGACGAACATCGCGGCGAGTACGGCGAGCACACCGACCGCCAACCAGCGGCCCGGGCGGCGCACCGGCACCGCCCGGATCGGCTCGGGTCGGCCACGCGCCGGCTCCGGCGGTCTGGCCCCCGTCGCAGCTGGGGGTGCCTCCCCGGACGGCGTCACGCCGTCCGGGGAGGAAGGGTTGTCCGCAGACATCGGCAGCCGGGGCTCAGGGGTTGACGGCCGGGTCGGTGATTCCGCCCGCCTCGACGCCCCAGTTGCTCAGCGCCTGCTCGTAGCCGCCGTCGGCGATGATCGCGTCGAGCGCCTCGGCCAACGCGTCGGCGAACCCGGCCTGGTCCTGGGCGACCACGTAGCCGTACGGCGCCGAGTCGTAGATGTCACCGGACAGTTCCAGCTCGCCGTTGGTCTGCTGGACCGCGTACGCGCAGACCGGCGAGTCGGCCAGCATCGCGTCGTTCTTGCCGGAGACCACCGAGGTGGTCGCCTGATCCTGCCCCTGGAACTGTTCGATGACGATCTCCGGGTCGCCGGCGTCGACGCACGCCGCCGAGCGTGCCTCGATGTCCTCCACCTGCACGGTGCCGGCCTGCACCGCCACCCGCTTGCCGCAGGCGTCGTCCGGGTCGACCGGTTCCCCGGCCCGTGACGCCCACTGGGTGCCGGCCGAGAAGTAGGACACCATGTCGACCTGGGCCTTGCGCTCCTCGTTAATGGTGAACGAGGAGACCCCGATCTCGTACTTGCCGGACATCACCCCGGGGATGATGTCGTCGAACTGGCTGGGCACGTACTCGGAGGTCAGGCCGAGCTTGCCCGCGACGGTGTTGAACAGGTCGACGTCGAACCCGATGACCGTGCTGCCGTCGGTGTCGAGGAACTCCGCCGGGGCGTAGGTCGCGTCGACGCCGACCAGGATCTTGCCGTCGGCCTTGATCTCGTCCGGGACGAGCGCGGCCAGTTCGTCGTCGGCCGACGCGCTCGGCGCGTCGCCGCCGGGCTGTTCGACGCTGTCCTGCTCACCGCATCCGGTGACGGCCAGCAGCAGAGCGAGCGCCCCGGCGGCGCCGGCGGCGGCCCGCCGGATCCGGTGGTGTGAGGTGGTCACGTTTCCTCCGAGGGGGTGGTCGGGTCGTACCGGTGCGCCGGGTCAGGCGACACCGAGGTACGCCTCCTTGACGGCCGGGTCGTGCAGCAGGTCCGCGCCGGTGCCGGACTTGACGATCCGGCCGGTCTCCAGCACGTACGCGCGGTGCGCCCGGGACAGTGCCTGTTGGGCGTTCTGCTCGACCAGCAGGACGGTGGTGCCCTGCTGGTTGATCTCCACGATGATGTCGAAGATCTGCTGGATCAGCATCGGGGCGAGCCCCATCGACGGCTCGTCGAGCAGCAGCAGCTTCGGCCGGCTCATCAGCGCGCGGCCCACGGCGAGCATCTGCTGCTCGCCGCCGGACAGCGTGCCGCCGTGCTGCCTGCGGCGCTCGGCCAACCGGGGAAACAGGCCCAGCACCCGGTCCAGGTCGGCGGCGATACCGGCGCGGTCGCGTCGGGTGTACGCCCCCATGTCGAGGTTCTCCAGCACCGTCATGCCGGGGAAGATGCCCCGGCCCTCCGGCGCCTGGCACAGTCCGCGCCGGACCCGCAGGTCGGCCCGGAGCTTGGAGATGTCCTCGCCGTCGAAGGTGATCCGCCCGGCGGCGATCGGCCGGATGCCGGAGATCGCCCGCATGGTGGTGGACTTGCCGGCACCGTTGGCGCCGATCAGGGCGACGATCTCGCCCTCGTTCACCGTCAGGCTGATGCCGTGCAGCGCCTGGATCCGCCCGTACAGCAGGCTGACGTCCTCGATCTCAAGCAGCATCGTCCGGCACTCCCAGGTAGGCGGCGATCACCCGGTGGTCGTCCCGCACCTCGGCGGGGAGACCTTCGGCGATCTTCTTTCCGAACTCCAGCACCACGATCCGGTCGGTGACCCCCATGACCAGGCGCATGTCGTGCTCGATCAGCAGCACGGTGACGCCCCGGTCGCGGATCTGCCGGATCAGCTGCAGCAGCTCCTCCTTCTCCGCCGGGTTGAACCCGGCCGCCGGCTCGTCGAGGCAGAGCAGCACCGGACTGGTGGCCAGCGCCCGGGCGATCTCCAGCCGCCGCTGTTCGCCGTACGACAGGTTGCGGGCCATCTCGTTGATCCGGTGGCCAATGCCGACGAAGTCCAGCAGCTCGCGGGCCTTCTCCCGGCCGTCACGCTCCTCGCGCCAGTGCCGCGGCAGCCGCAGCATCGCCGACAGGACGCTGGTCTTGTGGTGGGCGTCCGCGCCGACCTGGACGTTTTCCAGGGCGGTCATCTCGGGGAACAGCCGGATGTTCTGGAACGTCCGGGCCATGCCCATCTTGGTGATCTGGTGGCGCTTCTTGCCAGTGATCCGCTCGCCACGAAACCGGATCTCGCCCTCAGTGGGCCGGTAGATGCCGGTCATCGCGTTGAAGCAGGTCGTCTTGCCGGCCCCGTTCGGGCCGATCAGACCGAGGATCTCGCCCTTGTAGAGGGTGAAGTCCACGTCGTCCAGGGCGACCACGCCGCCGAAGCGCAGCGTGACGTGGTCGACCTCGAGCAGGGGTTCGCGGGTCGCGGCGGTCGGGCCGGTCCCGGTCGCTTCGGTGTCAGCCACCGACGGCCACCTCCTTACGGCGGTCCTTGAACTCGGCGGCTCGTCGCCGGTTGGCGATCAGGCCCTGCGGCCGGAAGATCATCATGACGACGAGGGTCAGACCGAAGACCAGGAACCGGTACTCGTAGAGTTCGATGCCGAACAGCTCGATGCCCCGGAAGCGTTCGATCAGGTACGCCACCAGGCCGCCGCCGACGATCGCGCCGACGATGTTGCCGGAGCCGCCGAGGATCACCGCCGCCAGGATGATGATCGAGTTGAGCAGCTCGAAGTTCTGTGAGCTGACGAAGTTCTGCTTGCCGGCGAACAACGCGCCGGCCAGCCCACCGATCGCCGCGCCCATGGCGAACGCCCACAGCTTGAACTTGAAGGTGGGCACCCCCATCAGCTGGGCGGCGTCCTCGTCCTCCCGGATCGAGACCCAGGCCCGGCCGACCCGGCTGCGGTTGAGGTTGCTGACCAGGATCACCACCACGATGATCAGGGTGAGCACCAGCCAGTAGTACGGGCGGGCGTCCAGCACGCCGAAGACGGGTTTGCCGTCGGCGTACTCGCCGGGCGGGTGCGGGATCTGGTTGAGCCCGCGCTGGCCCTTGAGGAACTCGGAGCTGACGGCGGCGATCCGGATCATCTCGGCGAAGCCGAGGGTGACGATCGCCAGGTAGTCGCCGCGCAGCCGCAGCGTCGGGGTGCCGAGCATCAGGCCGGAGATCATCGTGATGCCGATCGCCAGCGGCAAGGCCGCCAACCACGGCCAGAGCGTCTTGAGGTCGCTGCTGGGCGAGGTGAGCACCGCGACCGTGTACGCCCCGACGGCGAAGAAGCCGAAGTAGCCGAGGTCGAGCAGGCCGGCGAAGCCGACCACGATGTTCAGCCCGATTGCCAGCAGCACGTAGATGGAGACGGTGAACAGGACCTGACCGAAGTTGGACTCGGTGGTCGGGATCGGCCCGAGGTGCTGGTAGAAGCCTTCGTTGGGCAGGGCGTAGAAGAACACCACCACGGCGGCGATCAGCACCCAGCGGGTCCACTTGGGCATGTGGTGCCAGCGGTCGGAGAACTGTTCGCGTGCGTCGTGCAGCTTGGTCAACAGACTGGTCATACCCGCGCCCTCCCCAGGGATTCGCCGAGCAGGCCGGTCGGTCGGAACATCAGCAGGACGACCAGCACGGCGAAGGCCACGAAGTCCTTCCACTGCGTACCGAACAGGCCGGAGGCGTAGTTCTCGACCACGCCGAGCAGGAAGCCGCCGAGCAGCGCGCCGCGCAGGTTGCCGATTCCGCCGAGCACGGCCGCGGTGAACGCCTTGAGCCCGAGCAGGAAGCCGACGCTGTAGGTGAGCACCCCGATGCGGACGTTGTAGAGCAGGCCGGCGACGCCGGCCATCAGGCCGCCCATCACGAAGATGATCATGATGATCCGGTCCTTGTTGACCCCCATCAGCGCGGCGGTGTTCGGGTCCTGGGCGACCGCCCGCACGCCCCGGCCCATCCGGCTGCGGTTGATGAAGAAGTCGAGTCCGATCATCATGCCCAGCGCCGCGACGACGGTCAGCACCTGCACGATGCTGACCGGCACGCCGGCGATGGTGAACCACGGCTCGTTGCTGACGATGGTCGGCAGGCCCTGCGGCAACCGCCGGGTGTAGATCCCGAACGCTTCGGCCATCACGATGGACGCGCCGATGGCGGTGATCAGGAAGGCCAGCGGCGGTGCGTTGCGCTTGCGCAACGGCCGGTACGCGACCCGTTCGACCAGGGTCGCGGTCGCTGCCGACGCCAGCGCCGCGGCGACCATCGCGATCAGGAAGTAGAAGACGATCTGGCCCACTCCGCTGACCACCGAGTCCTGGGTCAGGCCGAGCGCGCCCCAGGTCCACAGCGCGGCGAACGCGCCGGCGATGAAGACCTCGGAGTGGGCGAAGTTGATGAGTCTGAGCACGCCGTAGACCAGCGTGTAGCCCAGCGCGACCAGGGCATAGATGGCGCCCTGTGTCAAGCCGGTCGTGGTGAGCTCTCCGAAGTTCGAGAGCAGTCCGTTGACGTCCAAGGAGGGTGCTCCATCGAGGGCTGGGAAAAGAGTCGGGTGCGGCCGGGAGCGTGCTCCCGGCCGCACCCGCTAGACAGCTGATCTCGCCGATCGGGCAGATCAGGGCTTGGGGATCTCCTGGTCCGCCACGACCTCGCCGTCAACGACCTTGAACGCCCAGACGACGACCTGGTTGACGTCCATCTCGCCCTTGTCGTCGAACTTGTAGCTGGCCGCGACGCCCTCACCCTCGTAGCCACGCACCCACTCGAGCAGCGCCTCGCGGGTGGTGTTGCCCTCCTTGATGCCCTCGAGCATGATGTTCGCCGCGTCGTAGGCGGTGTCGCTGTAGGTGCCCGGCGGGCTGCCGTGCAGCGCCTCGTAGTCGGCGGCGAAGCTGCCGCGCGCCTCGGTGGCCGGCTGGCAGGGGCAGGTGAGGATGGTGCCCTCGGCCGCGGCCGCACCGGCCGACTCGACGAACGCCGGGTCGTTGACGCCGTCACCGGCGACCATCGTCGCGGTGATGCCCGCGTCGGTGAGCTGCTTACGGATCAGGCCGGCCTCCTGGTAGTAGCCACCGAAGAAGACCGCGTCCGCCTCCGAGGAACGCACCTTGGTGACGGTCGCGGAGAAGTCGACCTGCTTGCCCTCGCCCTGGACCTTGTCGGAGTCGACGACCAGTTCACCGAGGACGTTCTTGACCTCGTCGGCCAGCCCGGCGCCGTACGCCGACTGGTCGTCGATGACGAAGACCTTCTCCGCGTTCAGCACGTCACGGATGTAGACACCGGCGGCCGGACCCTGGCTCAGGTCGTTGCCGACGCCCCGGAAGAAGGTCGGCCAGTCCTGGTCGGCCAGGCTCGGCCGGGTCGCCGACGGGGTGATGGTGACCAGACCGGCCTCGGCGAACAGCGGACCGGCCGCCTCCGACTCACCGGAGTACGCCGGACCGACGATGCCGAGCATCTTCTCATCGTCGATGGCCCGCTGGGCCAGACCCGGCGCCTGGTCCGGGCTGCCCTGCGAGTCCAGGCCAACCAGCTCGACCTTGCAGTCCGAGTTCTCCTCGTTGTACTGCTCGACCGCGAGCGCCGCGCCGTTGTTCTCGTTGATGCCGAGCGCCGCCGAGGGGCCGGTCAGCGCCCCGAAAAAGGCGATCTTGTAACCACACGCATCGCCGCCAGCTTCCGTAGTGTCGCCGTCGCCGCCGCCGCAGGCAGCGCCGCCCGCGACGAGCGCCATCATGGCGACGCCGCCGAGCACGCGGACAAGATTACGCTTCAAGGCTCGAAACCCTCCTAGATCCAATTGGCCCGAACCACCCACTGCCGATTGGCTCTTGCGGGAAGCACGCACCCAGCCGTTATCCCGGCCTTGGGGCGGGACGCTATCCCACCTGCCGGGCACGCCGTAAGGTTCAGGAAGGGCCGTTGACAAAAACGTTACGTAGCGTGGCCTGACTGCCCGTATGGCTGTAACACGAGCCGACCGTCATCCCCCGACGTCGATGCCGGGGCAGCGCCTCACAGCTACTGCCGGCGTCGCCGCACTGCGGCTGACTGGCGGCCTCGGCTCACTGCTGCTGGCTGGCGGCCTCACCAGGCGTCTCGGCCAGGATCCGGTCGGCCACGTCGCGCATGGTCATCCGGTGGTCCATCGCCATCCGCTGGATCCACTTGAACGCCTGCGGCTCGGTCATGCCGTACGAGGTCATCAACATGCCCTTGGCCCGCTCGACGACCTTGCGGGTCTCCAGCCGGTCGGTCAGGCCGGCGACCTCGGACTCCAGCGCGGCCACCTCGGAGTAGCGGGACAGGGCGATCTCGATCGCCGGCACCAGGTCGCTCTTCTGGAACGGCTTCACCAGGTACGCCATCGCACCCGCCGCCCGGGCCCGCTCCACCAGGTCCCGCTGGCTGAAGGCGGTGAGGATGACCACCGGGGCGATCCGGCCACCGGCGATCCGCTCGGCCGCCGCCAACCCGTCCATGATCGGCATTTTGATGTCAAGGATGACCAGGTCGGGCTTGAGCTCCTCGGCGAGCCGGACGGCCGTCTCGCCGTCCCCGGCCTCGCCGACCACGTCGTAGCCCTCCTCCAGGAGCATCTCCGCCAGATCGAGGCGGATCAACGCCTCATCCTCCGCGATCAGCACCCGCCTGCGCTCGGCACCCGC is drawn from Micromonospora sp. Llam0 and contains these coding sequences:
- a CDS encoding branched-chain amino acid ABC transporter permease, translating into MTSLLTKLHDAREQFSDRWHHMPKWTRWVLIAAVVVFFYALPNEGFYQHLGPIPTTESNFGQVLFTVSIYVLLAIGLNIVVGFAGLLDLGYFGFFAVGAYTVAVLTSPSSDLKTLWPWLAALPLAIGITMISGLMLGTPTLRLRGDYLAIVTLGFAEMIRIAAVSSEFLKGQRGLNQIPHPPGEYADGKPVFGVLDARPYYWLVLTLIIVVVILVSNLNRSRVGRAWVSIREDEDAAQLMGVPTFKFKLWAFAMGAAIGGLAGALFAGKQNFVSSQNFELLNSIIILAAVILGGSGNIVGAIVGGGLVAYLIERFRGIELFGIELYEYRFLVFGLTLVVMMIFRPQGLIANRRRAAEFKDRRKEVAVGG
- a CDS encoding branched-chain amino acid ABC transporter permease, whose product is MDVNGLLSNFGELTTTGLTQGAIYALVALGYTLVYGVLRLINFAHSEVFIAGAFAALWTWGALGLTQDSVVSGVGQIVFYFLIAMVAAALASAATATLVERVAYRPLRKRNAPPLAFLITAIGASIVMAEAFGIYTRRLPQGLPTIVSNEPWFTIAGVPVSIVQVLTVVAALGMMIGLDFFINRSRMGRGVRAVAQDPNTAALMGVNKDRIIMIIFVMGGLMAGVAGLLYNVRIGVLTYSVGFLLGLKAFTAAVLGGIGNLRGALLGGFLLGVVENYASGLFGTQWKDFVAFAVLVVLLMFRPTGLLGESLGRARV
- a CDS encoding branched-chain amino acid ABC transporter substrate-binding protein, which produces MMALVAGGAACGGGDGDTTEAGGDACGYKIAFFGALTGPSAALGINENNGAALAVEQYNEENSDCKVELVGLDSQGSPDQAPGLAQRAIDDEKMLGIVGPAYSGESEAAGPLFAEAGLVTITPSATRPSLADQDWPTFFRGVGNDLSQGPAAGVYIRDVLNAEKVFVIDDQSAYGAGLADEVKNVLGELVVDSDKVQGEGKQVDFSATVTKVRSSEADAVFFGGYYQEAGLIRKQLTDAGITATMVAGDGVNDPAFVESAGAAAAEGTILTCPCQPATEARGSFAADYEALHGSPPGTYSDTAYDAANIMLEGIKEGNTTREALLEWVRGYEGEGVAASYKFDDKGEMDVNQVVVWAFKVVDGEVVADQEIPKP
- a CDS encoding ANTAR domain-containing response regulator, which encodes MADTQAGAERRRVLIAEDEALIRLDLAEMLLEEGYDVVGEAGDGETAVRLAEELKPDLVILDIKMPIMDGLAAAERIAGGRIAPVVILTAFSQRDLVERARAAGAMAYLVKPFQKSDLVPAIEIALSRYSEVAALESEVAGLTDRLETRKVVERAKGMLMTSYGMTEPQAFKWIQRMAMDHRMTMRDVADRILAETPGEAASQQQ